The following are encoded together in the Planococcus antarcticus DSM 14505 genome:
- a CDS encoding flavin reductase family protein, which yields MISIDPEHNEERDNYKLLVGSIIPRPIAFVTTQSESGVVNGAPFSYFNIVSSNPPMVSLAIQRPASGMKDTARNIYGNGEFVVHIVDRDNVTKINETAASLPPSESELELAGLTQVPSLAVAVPGIKESKIRMECRLVESVPFGGDGPGSDLFIGEIIQFHVDETIYENGRIDPERLGAVSRLAGTNYAAIGEIFSLERPK from the coding sequence ATGATATCAATTGATCCGGAACACAATGAGGAGCGCGACAATTATAAGCTATTAGTCGGTTCGATTATTCCGCGGCCTATTGCATTTGTCACGACGCAGTCAGAGTCGGGAGTGGTTAACGGCGCACCGTTCAGCTATTTCAACATTGTTTCTTCCAACCCGCCGATGGTGTCGCTTGCGATTCAACGACCAGCAAGCGGAATGAAAGACACGGCTCGTAACATTTATGGCAACGGTGAATTTGTGGTGCACATTGTAGACCGTGACAATGTAACGAAAATCAACGAAACGGCAGCTTCTTTGCCGCCTTCGGAAAGTGAATTAGAATTAGCAGGTCTGACGCAAGTACCGAGTTTAGCGGTAGCAGTTCCGGGAATTAAAGAATCAAAAATCCGTATGGAATGTCGCTTAGTAGAGTCGGTACCATTTGGCGGCGATGGTCCAGGGAGTGATTTGTTCATCGGTGAAATTATTCAGTTCCATGTGGATGAAACCATTTACGAAAATGGACGCATCGATCCGGAACGACTGGGAGCAGTTAGCCGTTTGGCAGGAACTAATTATGCCGCTATCGGCGAGATTTTTTCGTTGGAACGTCCGAAATAG
- a CDS encoding NADPH-dependent FMN reductase: MTTLNIGIILGSTREGRLSPQVGSWVKELADKRGDANYTIIDIAEYKLPLLGENGGDASGAAGWSEAVTKQDGFVFITQEYNHSITGSLKNALDYLREEWNNKAAGIVSYGSVGGARAAEHLRGILGELSVADVRVHPALSLFTDFENGAVLKAATVQADSVNQMLDQVIPWSTALKTIR; encoded by the coding sequence ATGACAACATTAAACATCGGCATCATCTTAGGATCAACACGCGAAGGGCGCTTAAGCCCACAAGTAGGCAGCTGGGTAAAAGAATTGGCAGACAAACGCGGTGACGCGAACTATACAATTATCGACATTGCTGAATACAAATTGCCGCTACTTGGCGAAAATGGTGGCGACGCATCTGGTGCAGCCGGCTGGTCTGAAGCAGTCACTAAACAAGACGGCTTTGTTTTTATTACACAAGAATACAACCATTCCATTACAGGGTCACTAAAAAATGCACTCGATTACTTACGCGAGGAATGGAACAATAAAGCAGCGGGTATCGTATCGTACGGATCTGTCGGCGGAGCGCGTGCTGCAGAACATTTACGTGGCATTTTGGGTGAATTATCTGTAGCGGACGTACGCGTTCATCCAGCATTGTCTCTGTTCACGGATTTTGAAAACGGCGCAGTGCTAAAAGCAGCAACAGTTCAAGCGGATTCCGTCAACCAAATGCTCGACCAAGTAATTCCGTGGTCAACAGCATTAAAAACGATCCGTTAA